TCTTCTAAGCTCTTCGCAAcgaccaagaaaaagaaacaaaaaaataaagaaagaaaattctgAGCCCTCGATTCGTTCGTTGATTCAAATGACTGCATGCGTCTCTGGTCAAGAATTTGTAAGGAAAATGTTGCTGTCAAATGACTGTCAGTTAGAATAGAGATTTGGCCACAGATTGAAAGCGACCCTGAAAGAATTATCTTCGTGTTTgtcacttttcattttttcgaatttcttAGAAATTTTGAAACGTGCATATAATAGGTAAGATTATGACTAAGATGCAATAATAGTCCTTTTCATGTTTATTCATAGTATTTGGACACTTATTGGTCCATAATTCCGAAGGATAAGTTTCGATGTCTTGAAGCTTCCATTACTTGTCCATATCAGGGATGAGTAGGTTCGAGGATTCTTATAATTAGCTTCAAGCTGAGTTAGTCGAGAGATTCATCATATCAAAGAATTTCGAGAATTAGGAGGAAGGCATGTAAAAACCGCTGTTACGTCGAGCCAAGGtacaaagaagaaaaggaatatGGAATCCCCAAAAACTAAGAGTAAATCCGATCTTCGGAAAGAATTCTTACCCGATTCCCCATCACCCTATATCTTAACCAATAATCTTCTAATTAGTTCTTATTTGTAACTTATGAGGGACGAGTATCATCCGTGACGATTATAGAAAATACGCATTTTACCTTATCTTCATTAATGTCTTTAGACAACTAATTAACCTAAACAAATTTCTCAAGTAAGATTGTTATATCTCTTACCTCGGATTCGACCTTGTCAGATCAGGCCGAGTTAGATGGCGAAATTTTCAGGGTAGCACGAGTTCCAACCTAGATAGGGTTGTTAATAAGAAAGAACAAATTGTCTCTATCAAACAATTTCGCAAGTTGATGGACTGGGGACAGCCGGATCTTATCATCCTAGTATGATTGCCCCGGCCCTACAATTcaatcatatgtatatatttatattatattaaagacTATTATGGCATGCCATCATCATATATGTTCATATCTACGTATATATAGATCATGTGTATGTACAATACATAGACATTTTATAGAAACGTGCTTTGGTCTTCATTATCTGATGAGCCTATTCGCGCAAATCCGAGTTAATTAATCAGGAAACACGATTTGCCTCTTAGAACAATCGTTTAGAAAGCTCTCGCCCGCTAACAACAAGTCACCATTcaaatccatatatattacatgcatAGGTAATCAGCCGATACATTAACTTGGCGCGTCTGCAACTCCTACTTAAGTTGATATCTGCGCCCCTTTTATTCACTATATATCTTCTATATGTACACCTTCTCATACTCCCACTCAATTTCCCACTAAAATTATCATAGATAATTagataattaatcaattagcTACATGGCATCCACCGAGAAGGCGGCCGACCCCGAGGCGGCCAAGGAAGGACACCCGCTGAAGCCTGAGGCGCGTCCCCCTCCACCTCCGCCTTCGAGGTCACTGGTAGATGTGTTTGCGACAGTTGACGTGGGGCTGAGGGTGGTGCTGTTTGCCTCGACCCTAACTGCAGTGCTGGTGATGGTCACGGGCAAGCAGACGGAACTTTCTGGCGTGCCAATCCCTGTCCCAGTCGAGGCCAAGTTCAACAACTCCCCGGCTTTCATGTAAGTGTTGCTTTAACTAATAGTCTGGCATGTGCCGTTTTAATTCCCATATCGTAAGCAAACCTGCTTAAACTCGTAGGCGCCATGGCTAAATTTGGTTGTCTAGTAGGTCGACGCGTAAGAGAAAAACTTGCGAGGACCGGTTTTTAAAATCTCCTTTCAGAACTTCACAGTTGTCATAACCAGCTCACTGATCAAGAATGAATCGCCATAACTTTTTTTCAGGATTAGAATCTGTGAAGTATGATTTTACGACCTGATCAATACAGAAGCTATCGATAATTAACGAATCATTTACATGTTTATGATGATTATGAATGATAATTCCAGACTTTTCGGGTATAATCGTCGTACAGATACTTTGTGGTGGCATTATCAGTGGCCTGCCTCTACAGCATCATCACAATACTTGCTTCCATATCAGTGATACTGAAGCCAGCTTTTTCCTTGAGTTTCATcctcttctttgtcatctggGATGTGGTAATTATCTCTTCTCTTTTACGCATCCCTACGACAATACTGCATATTATACTTCATATACCTACATTTCCGTTTCACGATATTAGATGTAACACAAAACCGTGCGGAGGGATCGTTTTCAATCGTgttcttttttccttgttaTGCTTCTAAGAATTTCAACCGGTTAATTCGTGGAAGGTTCACAAAACATGGAATTCTCTAATGAAGGGTCTACTATAACCCGTCCTGTAATAACACAAGTAGTAtcagaagaaaaggagaaattaAATCCACGAGTTCTTGTACTAAAAGTTGTCGGAAAAATCCATCGGTATCGTCTGCAGAATCTTGTTTCTGGTCTTTAATTCACGTATCGCTCTTCCTACTTACTAGCTTTCTCTGTTCCATTTTCCACTTCAATCTATCAGTGCTGACGAGCCATGATGATGTAGGTCATGCTAGGGCTGGTGGCCTCGGCAACAGGAACTGCGGGCGGAGTGGCATATATCGGACATAAGGGCAACAGCCACACGAAATGGATGAAGATTTGCAACGTCTATGACAAGTTCTGCCAGCACTTGGCGGGGTCCATTGCCGTCTCCCTCTTTGCTTCAATTGTGCTCGTCTTGCTCATCATCTTCTCTGTGTTCTTCCTACACAAGAAGATCCCGAAGTAGAGGAAAAGCAGTTCGTCTCTGGTGTTTTGGCCCTTCCGCAGTGCATGCTGTCTTTGCTCCTATATACGACTAGAAAGTTAATTATAATTGTCTGTTGTAATATGTCTGTTCCATTTGTGTAAAGAACATAGGAAAACTGCTATGTCTTCATTGAAATAGTTCTTCGCGATCGTGCTTTTGAGAAGGGGCTGGTATTTCATCGGATTTTGATGACTCAGTCGAGTTTAGTTGATCATGGCCATTGGTGACAACTCTGTTCCTACCTTTATTGGATATAATCTCAGGCTCTCGGCCATCTCACTATCGCGAAAGAAGAAAGGTCACATGAGTTTCGTCTCGGAGGCCTCAAGTTGTaagcaaagaagaaaaattggcATAGCACATTGTTGGCTCTTCGGAAAAGCAAACATCTGTATGTGAAGAAAACCAAATACCGGATGGAGTAACTTCAACCAGTACAAGGAAACAGACATAGGAGAAGAGAGCTCGTAGATTTTCCTCAGAAATTGCATGTTAAATAGCCAACAGCATAATATTCTCGCCAAGAACATGTGATCATTAACATCCGATAATTATGAACCGCCAAGCAACCTACCAGATGCAGCAGAGCAAGGAAGTAGCACTGAGAAAGCTCATGAGATCATGGACAAGAACATGTTTTCAAATATTATGGTCAGTAAATATCTCTATGAACATATCCTCACTACAATTTTTATGTAAAACAGCTTCATTTCAGAACCGGATTGAAACTGTGTCCCGAAGCATGAATCAGTTTACAAAAAGGATATTCCACCGGCGAAATTTCCAGCAATCAAAAGATAGTTTGCTCCCCTAATTCCTGACCTGTCATCCCTTCCCTGATCACCCGCTCGAAGAACTCCTCTAATGTGTCCTTCCCATAGCTTGGCGTCTTCTTGGCGCTGTAGTCCCCAGTCTCGGGATCCAATAACAGCATACTCTCAGCTGCATAATATCTCCCTATCTTCCCAAACTCAGCTGCATCCTCCAGCGACGGGAAGATCTTGACCAAGAAATCGAGCACCCCGATTGCAAAGTCCATGATCTCGATCGGCACTTTCAAGAACTTGGGCTTCTTTCCCAGTAGTCTGAACAGCATTTCCCCTTGCTCGAGCGGAGTCAGGGCTTTCCCGGGCCCACCGATTGGCAAGACCTTGTTGATCTTATCTTCGCTCAGAACACAATCAGCAATGAAAGAAGCCAGGTCGGGCTCGCTTATGGGCTTGCAAGCGCAGAGCTTCCCATCCCCGAACATCACATAAGGCTTCCCCTCCTTCACCAAGTCAACCTGTCCTCCAAGGCTCTTGAAGAACGCCGTCGGCCTCACGATACTGTAAGTAAACCCCTTATCCTTCTCTGCTTCCTCTATCAATTCCGCCTCGAACTTCAGCTTGGCCCGCTGAAATTCAAGAAGCGGCTTCTGAACACAAATCGCAGAGAGCAACACAAAGTGCAAGGCCCCGTAGTTCCTCCCCGCCATGAGACTGTTCTTCGTCGCCTCGTAGTCGATCTTCCAAGAATCTTTCACCCCGCCCGACCTGCTGGCGAGGCAGGAAACCACGACATCGATCCGGGACCCGAGGCTCTCCACGGACTTCTCCAAAAGATCCAAACTTGTCACATCAGAGAAGCACACATTGGCCCCTTTCAACTCATTCAGCGTCTCATCCTTGCTCTTCTTGCCCCTAATGCCACTCCTCTCCCTGGCAACCGCTATGACATTGAAACCCCTCTTCACCAGCTCCTTCACCACGAACTTCCCGATGTACCCGGTGGAGCCCACCACCAGAACGTTAATGTCTTGAGGGTTCTTGCTCCTGAAAGGAGCAGGAGCAGCAGCAGGGGCGGTGTCGGGTTCGACAGCGGCCGACGAAGCTGTAACCGGGTCGAGCCTTTCTTGTCTAAGCTTGAAGAAAGCACCCGGCTTTACATGTGAAATGGGGAACTCGTTGGAGGGCAAGCTCACCTGAAGCTGCCGGCTGATGAAGTGGGGGCAGAGAGGGGTGGTTCTTGAATAATTGGGTGTTCTTCTGATGGGCTGGTTCTGAAAGCTGAGGGCATtggaggaggagagagaaagggacATTCTCTCTGGGTCACGAAATGACTCGGTTCTCCGGCGAGAGAGTGAACCGGCGGCGGCGGGGGATCGGGATTTTCgggggagaggaggaggaggaagaagaagagagctTGAGGCGGAAATTTGGAGGTACTGATGATAATAGCTCTGCTTTGGCTCCCCATCGTGACAGAATCTGAATGATAGGTGGAGAGAGCTCCCCCTCAACTCAAAGAACTAAAATCACTACACCGGGATGACGTGGAAATGTCTTTCTCTAATCTGCAtatttggcaaaaaaaaataaacgagAAAATGAGAAGGGAACTTTTGGAACTTTGGCTCTTCTCCCAAACATGTCATCTTAATAGACCCTTAACTTAAGTTTGATTCGCCGGAATGAAATTGATGTAGAATAGTATAGATAGAGATTATAAATGAAAttctaatgaaattttatttatttggttgaatgaaataacaaaattaaaaactaaaattttatatttgattgatCGGAATACACGGAGAATATGACATGTTTTAAGTTAAAAAACACATATACCtttgattttaaatattacaataatgtaaaataaaaaatgaaaaaataaaaaggtcaCTGTTCATATTCTTCTTCGAAAATGAACAGTAACAGCCTTCAGCACTATCAGCTTCCTTCCtcctccgccgccgccgccgccgcttCGTGGCAACGTCGCCCCTACCTTTCCCTGCGCCCGCCAGCACTGAAATCCCTTCCTCGATCACCTCTGCATCTCTCAGATTCTTTCAAGAAATGATTGTTCTTTGCTCCTAAACTCATGGAAGGGAATCTCCTTCAGTACCTCATGGAAGCCCTTGTAATTGAAGTGGCCTTTGTGAGGTTGTCGGCCCTCGACAAGGCCATTGGAGACACAGGCACCTGAGCTAGGGTTTCTGGTGGAGGGCATGGGCTCATGGCGAGCCTCATCGTGGGTTGTACCGCGAGCTAGGGTTTCTGGTAGAGGGCGATGGGGGAAGGTCCTCAGGGGGAGAGTCCGGTCTAATCTCAGAGGCTTCGAGAGGTTGTCGAGCCTCCTTGAGGGTCGTCATGGTCTCAGAAACCTCACAATGAGCTCGTCCTATGATGGACTTACGGGCTCTCATGGCGATCGAGCTCTGGTGGTCAAGATGGGGGGAGAGGGTGACAGGGGAGATGGCAGTGGcattgaaagaaaattgaaaaaggggACGAGGGTGTTTTAGTAATTTGACCATATATTCCCAATGGAGAATACCTATTCACTATGGACATGGGATGAATAGTCATTCGGCATATATGCTTGATGGGAGGTTCGACCCAGAATGGATATTCCGCATGTCCATGTTCTTAAACATCGGAATGAGTATTTCGCACGGAATACGTAGGGAAGGGAATCTCCATTCAAGCCAACTAAACATGCCCTTAGGATGTGCGGTTCCAACAAAGACAAAGAGTGATACCTGGGATGGAAGACGAACTTGTCATTCGCTTTGCCTAACTTCACGATCACGACCACTCTTCACTCGATTGCGGTGTACAATGTGGGAAGCTTGAACAGGCCCGATTGCAGCACAAGCAAATGCCTTTGTTTTAGCACATATGAATCAAGCGAGGAACAGTTCGCTTTTTAGAGGAAAAACTGAAAGGAGAGGGAATAAAAGGGCAAAGGAAAGggaaataaaaagagaaaagcaCAAAACGAATGAGAAAGATTACAAAACATTAGGGATTTGTTCTAATATGGTCGCTGTCCAACTTAATGGAAGATGGATGCAAGAACTTACGCAATCGCCACTGTTTGAAGTTAGGGACCTTATTGACATATCAAGGACTCAACTGATATAGTCGGGAACCTAACTGATATATTAACGACCCAATTGACGTAGTAAGAGACAACGGTTGATGTAGTTAGGGAGCCAACTGGTGCAAAAAGTCATTTTAGGACCAATGCAAAgtaatatttgaaatattatattttattaatttccaataatattatattgagCAAATTTTTGCACCTCAAGAGATcgatattatattaaatctgACTTAAAGGAAATTTTTACATCAGTTTTGACTTTACTTATTAAATATACATTATATTGCTCATTTCCGTCTGTCTGCCATTAAAAACTCGACGGAATCATCTAACGGAATGGATAATATGATATACATTTAATATGTCAATatcaaaattgatgtaaaaaaaaaaagaaataattccACATCAGATGTTTTCGTCCACTATTGGATGATAGGTAGATGGAATGGGTCAtctgatgtacacttaatctgtCAATAtctaatttgatgtaaaaaatttcttgaagtCTGGTTTGATGGCAAATTGTTAATTTACTCTATTACCTATGTTCATGTCAGCCATGAAGATAATTCCATATTGGAGGATATTAAAGCTTGTGCTGTAATAGGCATAAGATAGCTGCAAGTAGGTGAGAAATTTATGGATCGGCACGTTGAACAAACTAAAaaagattatattatattatattaaatcgTTTAAATGAATCGTTAGTAAACATCATCATCTGAACGACTTTCTGGACTTTAATTGCACTGTCAAGTTTGGAATGTGCAGAGACAAACATCAGAACTTCAGATAAATTTGAAGTTTAAAGAGAACAGCTCTCAAGATTGAAGAAGAGAGAATGGCTGAAATACAGGTGAATGTCAAGTGTAATGATAGCCTTCATGAGCATCCACTGGTTCTTGGCGAGATGGCCGGGACGCCGGCTGAGTGCAGCATGTGCAAGGAACCCTGCTAGATCAGCTTTCACTTGTTTGGCCAGAGACGGGTGCAGGTTCTATGCTCACAAGTCGTGCGTCTGGTTATCTTGCTGAGATGGTAGAGAATCCTTTCCATACCCACCACCCTCCGAAGAGGGACTACCTACTTTTCACCTGCGGCGCCTGCCTCGAGGTAGAATCAGACGCTTGTTACTGATGTCCCTACGGGCGAATGGTGCCCGAGCAAATTGGTCTTGGATACCGAATGCGCACTCCGAGTGCCTGCCACACCACCAGGACTAAGATTCATTTTTTAGATCATTTGCATCTGCTTTCGTTCCAAGAGAAGATCGATGGCAAGGAAGATGTAACCGTCTGCAGAGTACGCGAGAACAAAAATGGATCTCTTGAGCCTCAATAAGGCTGTCGGGATTGCAGATTCTTCATCCATAAAGCCTGCAGCGAGCTTCTGAAAGAAACCGAACACCCTTCTCATCCATTCCATCCATTAAAGAGGTCTGGCTTCATGAGGTTCGCGGGCCATCTCTGCTTGAGGGATTGCCGTAGCTTCCCATATGAATGTTATAGGTGCGATTTTAGACTAGACGCGCAGTGTGCATTCTTTGCAGCCTCGAGGAAGTTCGAGAACCTCAAGCCAATAAACATTAAATTCCACCAACACCCCTTGTTGCTGTACCAGTTGAAGGAATATTAGGGGCTCGACTGCATGGCCTGCGAGGAGTGCTGCACGGGCCGGATGTACACTTGCATGGTCTGCCGGTTCTTCCTTCACAAATCGTGCCCCCAGTTGCCTGATTTGATTGTTCACCCATCGCACCCCGACCACCCTCTAGTGCGATCAAGAAACTGCAGGTTCAAGTGCAACAACTGTCTCATAGATCGCGGCGGCATACCTTACTACTGTGACACCTGCGAATTCTATCTCGCTTCTGGTTGTGCCTTCAAATTTGAAGGACGCCTGCTGGTTCATCACGAGATCCATCGGCACCTTTTGGAGGTTTTCGAGGAAAAGGAAGATGCTGGCATCAATGAGCTCGAGTGCACCATATGCCACACGCCATGCTCCGGCACTTCTTATGGCTGTCGAATCTGCTGTTTCTTCCTTCACAAATCGTGTGCCGATCTCCAGGAGATTCAGCACCCTGCTCACCCATTCCATCCGCTAAAGAGGGCCCAACCGAACAACTTCAAGTGCCATGGCTGTCTCGAAGATCACCATGGTGCGGTATGCTAGTACTGCGAGCACTGCGAGTTCTATCTTGACTTCATGTGCAGTTTCCTGGTCCCTCGGAGTAAATATCAAAGTAAGCAGTACATCCGGTTTGATATGCACAAGCATCCCTTCACATTGAGTGAGAAGAAAGACGGATATGAAGGCGGCGATAGCACCGCGTGCAGAAGGCCATGCTCGGGTCCAACTTTTGATTGCCCTGTGTGCGACTTCTTATTTCATAAATCATGCGTGGATTTACCAGAAACCATCAAGCACCTACTAAACCGAACTGACTCCCTTCAACTGACCAAAACCATCACAAAATTTACTTGCACCATTTGCCTCAAGCACTACGAGCAAATATTTGGTGAGTATTATTCATCCACTTGGATATGTAACacttaatgaaaatgcttAAAAGTGAGAAACTGACCCCACATTGGGCTCACAGATTCCTACTTACAAGCATTTTGATTGATTATACTTTGGATGAGTAATGctcattgaatattttctcaagGACTACGACGGCTATTAATCAATGACTAAGGAAACCATGGGAAATCTCAGATCTATACACCTattaatcaatttaaattaagaaagtaattattttattactaGATTATACTTGCATTAAAGGGCGAACTTGGAGACATTGAGCTCAGGACTATCGGGTGGCATATTAAGGGGAAGCTGATTACGAGAGTTCCTGCTGACGACGAAGTCGCACAGCAAAAGGAAAGAAGCGAAATGGATGATGACTCGATGACGTTTAAACAGATTCTGCGTTCTTGAGACAAAGAGGAAAGCAAGGCATTTGAAGATCTCCAGTACAAACATGTTAAAACTCACGGTGAGAGAAGAGAGATTGCTGACTTCTTCGAGAGCTCTGATGAGGCCTTCAGGCTGCTCATGAAGAGGCTCGAAGATGGTACTC
The sequence above is drawn from the Punica granatum isolate Tunisia-2019 chromosome 5, ASM765513v2, whole genome shotgun sequence genome and encodes:
- the LOC116207669 gene encoding CASP-like protein 1D1, which encodes MASTEKAADPEAAKEGHPLKPEARPPPPPPSRSLVDVFATVDVGLRVVLFASTLTAVLVMVTGKQTELSGVPIPVPVEAKFNNSPAFIYFVVALSVACLYSIITILASISVILKPAFSLSFILFFVIWDVVMLGLVASATGTAGGVAYIGHKGNSHTKWMKICNVYDKFCQHLAGSIAVSLFASIVLVLLIIFSVFFLHKKIPK
- the LOC116207668 gene encoding divinyl chlorophyllide a 8-vinyl-reductase, chloroplastic; protein product: MSLSLSSSNALSFQNQPIRRTPNYSRTTPLCPHFISRQLQVSLPSNEFPISHVKPGAFFKLRQERLDPVTASSAAVEPDTAPAAAPAPFRSKNPQDINVLVVGSTGYIGKFVVKELVKRGFNVIAVARERSGIRGKKSKDETLNELKGANVCFSDVTSLDLLEKSVESLGSRIDVVVSCLASRSGGVKDSWKIDYEATKNSLMAGRNYGALHFVLLSAICVQKPLLEFQRAKLKFEAELIEEAEKDKGFTYSIVRPTAFFKSLGGQVDLVKEGKPYVMFGDGKLCACKPISEPDLASFIADCVLSEDKINKVLPIGGPGKALTPLEQGEMLFRLLGKKPKFLKVPIEIMDFAIGVLDFLVKIFPSLEDAAEFGKIGRYYAAESMLLLDPETGDYSAKKTPSYGKDTLEEFFERVIREGMTGQELGEQTIF